In Colletotrichum lupini chromosome 6, complete sequence, a single window of DNA contains:
- a CDS encoding Erv1/Alr family protein, which translates to MARRQHLTLMVLLAVVAFFSVSYLFSSGTSEPSSPAPPAAAVPLKGDSVSSSGDTPDLGHISSSILSGESIAPKLENATAKAELGRASWKLFHTMMARFPEKPTPDDSLALKTYIQLFARLYPCGDCASHFRKLLAKYPPQTSSRNAAAGWACFVHNEVNTRLKKELFDCNKIGDFYDCGCGDEDKKKTEGGGDKPSAELAKDGLTKGG; encoded by the exons ATGGCGCGGAGACAACACCTCACGCTCATGGTCCTCCTGGCCGTCGTCGCCTTCTTCAGCGTCTCCTACCTCTTCTCGAGTGGCACCAGCGAACCCTCATCCCCCGCGCCCCCGGCCgccgccgtacccctaaaggGCGATTCCGTATCGTCGAGCGGTGACACCCCCGATCTTGGCCACATCTCGAGCAGCATCCTGTCCGGCGAATCCATTGCGCCCAAGTTGGAGAATGCGACGGCAAA AGCCGAGCTCGGCCGCGCTTCCTGGAAGCTCTTCCACACCATGATGGCCCGCTTCCCCGAGAAGCCCACTCCCGACGACAGCCTCGCTCTCAAGACGTACATCCAGCTCTTTGCCCGCCTCTACCCCTGCGGCGACTGCGCCTCCCACTTCCGCAAGCTGCTGGCAAAGTATCCGCCCCAAACGAGCAGCCGTAACGCTGCCGCGGGCTGGGCCTGCTTCGTGCACAACGAGGTCAACACCCGGTTGAAGAAGGAGCTGTTTGACTGTAACAAGATTGGCGACTTTTACGACTGTGGGTGCGGCGATGAGGATAAGAAGAAGACGGAGGGCGGTGGTGATAAGCCCAGCGCTGAGCTGGCCAAGGACGG TCTGACCAAGGGCGGTTAA
- a CDS encoding glyoxalase/bleomycin resistance protein/dioxygenase, with translation MSIDHIGLYVPASIYKETVDWYLAALAPLGFKKFVEPNEYACGLGVQRPDFWIACHQVDKANIPLHIGFKADNRKVIDEFHKAALAAGGKDNGAPGLRPQYHPDYYGAFVIDPSGNNVEVVCHMPEVTE, from the exons ATGTCCATCGATCACATCGGCCTCTACGTCCCCGCCTCAATCTACAAGGAAACAGTAGACTGGTACCTCGCCGCCCTGGCCCCCCTCGGCTTCAAAAAGTTCGTCGAACCAAACGAATACGCTTGCGGCCTCGGCGTACAGCGGCCCGATTTCTGGATCGCCTGTCACCAGGTCGACAAGGCGAATATCCCGCTCCACATTGGCTTCAAGGCGGATA ACCGCAAAGTAATTGACGAGTTTCACAAGGCTGCTCTTGCGGCGGGGGGGAAGGATAATGGCGCGCCTGGGTTGCGGCCGCAGTATCATCCCGACTACTACGGCGCATTTGTGATTGATCCTTCGGGGAATAACGTCGAGGTTGTCTGCCACATGCCGGAAGTGACGGAGTAA
- a CDS encoding cyclin: protein MAAVIGDYVSDPSRFHNMIANPGIQHQHSHDSHYRSSSRSRDVPAHHASASPRYQHPTSTPPTRQKRPEQDSAEKPAPPSAGASRFPSPPSSSSPTGARPQHADSPAYMATDSRDAGHAGSVVASEQAHPAPSQDSQPQQPSPASDGNGVAGATNSYPLSDASSPVQQPQGQTIHIRDLAHIQSLAKADLLSGNGPGILNDPPLQAMKYEISAMPIGDIIEMVAALLTKITTTNDLQHDAMQRNVAHQQQASQNSESGNGSQMSPLSTSVLAFHGKNIPAITILSYLSRIHKYCPTTYEVFLSLLVYFDRMTERVNEMVVKHEEARRVSTSQSTPKAQSADVEMRDEDDETDSDLADDDDADEQNTKTSESTGSIVPQPTPPGAPPAATYFVVDSFNIHRLVIAGVTCASKFFSDVFYTNSRYAKVGGLPLAELNHLELQFLLLNDFRLAVPVEDLEAYATMLVEFYAREVVAQRSRPAAWSAMACWYLLLASHPGRINFYTFGSLAPQSLGGILDIYSSDWAPEARSRLQFLGERCPPFRQGVFGMTSSDQWTDDQGEWISFFPRNTRIERATSYVDLITSGGFRARAVHGQPDRRKTEDGFYFARAYLGQGIWCSETDIDGEHNEMQCLYVDDSY from the exons ATGGCAGCTGTAATCGGTGACTACGTCTCTGATCCCTCCCGTTTCCATAACATGATTGCCAACCCGGGCATTCAACACCAACACTCGCACGATTCTCACTACCGATCCTCAAGTCGGTCAAGAGACGTCCCTGCACACCACGCGTCTGCGAGCCCGAGATACCAACATCCTACGAGCACCCCACCCACGCGTCAAAAGCGCCCCGAACAAGACTCGGCCGAGAAGCCCGCGCCCCCTAGCGCAGGTGCATCTCGCTTCCCCTCGCCTCCATCGTCTTCGTCGCCAACAGGTGCCAGGCCCCAGCATGCTGATAGCCCCGCATACATGGCAACCGATTCTCGCGATGCCGGCCATGCTGGTTCCGTAGTCGCCTCTGAACAGGCTCACCCCGCTCCTAGCCAAGACTCACAACCTCAGCAACCTTCGCCCGCATCCGATGGAAATGGTGTTGCCGGCGCCACAAACTCATACCCCCTCTCCGATGCCTCATCTCCCGTACAGCAACCCCAAGGCCAGACAATTCACATTCGCGACTTGGCCCATATCCAGAGTCTCGCTAAGGCCGACCTATTATCGGGTAATGGGCCGGGGATACTGAACGATCCGCCGCTGCAGGCGATGAAGTACGAGATCAGTGCGATGCCCATTGGCGACATCATTGAAATGGTCGCTGCCCTTCTCACCAagatcaccaccaccaacgaCCTGCAGCATGATGCTATGCAGCGCAACGTTGCGCATCAGCAACAGGCGAGCCAGAACAGCGAGTCAGGCAACGGCTCGCAAATGAGCCCGTTGAGCACGTCTGTGCTTGCTTTCCATGGCAAGAACATCCCTGCTATCACAATTCTCAGCTACTTGTCCCGCATTCACAAATACTGCCCGACCACCTATGAGGTCTTTTTGAGTTTGCTAGTCTACTTTGACCGCATGACGGAGCGAGTCAACGAGATGGTGGTCAAGCACGAGGAGGCACGGAGAGTGTCTACTTCGCAGTCAACTCCAAAGGCACAGTCGGCCGACGTCGAAATGCGtgacgaggacgacgaaACCGACTCGGATCTTgccgacgatgacgatgcgGACGAACAGAACACCAAGACGAGCGAGAGTACCGGTAGCATTGTACCTCAGCCGACACCTCCTGGCGCGCCCCCGGCGGCTACGTACTTTGTTGTCGACAGCTTCAATATCCATAGACTGGTCATTGCGGGCGTAACTTGCGCGAGCAAGTTCTTCTCAGACGTCTTTTACACCAACTCCAGATACGCCAAG GTCGGTGGTCTTCCGTTAGCCGAACTCAACCATCTCGAGCTTCAGTTCCTCCTATTGAACGATTTCCGCCTAGCGGTTCCCGTCGAAGATCTCGAGGCGTACGCGACCATGCTGGTCGAGTTTTACGCGCGGGAAGTGGTGGCACAGCGATCACGCCCTGCTGCT TGGTCTGCTATGGCTTGCTGGTACCTTTTACTAGCATCGCATCCTGGTAGAATCAACTTTTATACGTTTGGCTCGTTGGCACCTCAGAGCTTGGGAGGGATATTGGACATCTACTCATCCGACTGGGCACCAGAGGCTCGGAGCAGATTACAATTCTTGGGCGAACGGTGCCCACCGTTTCGTCAGGGCGTGTTTGGTATGACGTCGAGCGACCAATGGACCGATGACCAAGGAGAATGGATCAGTTTTTTTCCTCGAAATACCCGGATAGAACGG GCGACTTCATACGTTGATCTCATTACGAGTGGTGGATTTCGCGCGCGAGCTGTACATGGGCAACCAGACAGACGAAAGACGGAAGACGGGTTCT ACTTTGCGCGGGCATACTTGGGACAAGGCATTTGGTGTTCCGAGACTGACATAGATGGCGAGCATAATGAAAT GCAGTGTCTGTATGTGGATGACTCTTATTAA
- a CDS encoding proteasome component PRE3 gives MEFTTTGQLNEADDCGRTDGIHIDMERLKKGEVNLGTSIMAVTFKDGVILGTSDLPIHVFPNAYAPTAATVDIGADSRTTTGAYIANRVTDKLTQVHDTIWCCRSGSAADTQAVADIVQYQLGLYAMRNGKPPMTQTAAAIFQEVCYANKDRLTAGLIIAGWDERHGGQVYSIPLGGSLHKQSYAIGGSGSTYIYGYCDEHWKEGMEEKEAVDFVKGSLKEAIKWDGSSGGVIRMVVLTAKGAVRHLYLPDEDYKVQH, from the exons ATGGAGTTCACCACCACCGGACAGCTGAACGAAG CTGATGATTGCGGGCGGACAGACGGCATTCACATCGACATGGAGAGATTAAAGAAGGGAGAGGTCAA CCTTGGAACCTCAAT TATGGCAGTCACCTTCAAGGACGGTGTTATTCTCGGTACGTCAGATTTACCCATACATGTCTTCCCAAACGCATACGCCCCCACGGCGGCCACTGTAGACATTG GTGCTGATTCCAGAACAACGACGGGCGCCTACATTGCCAACCGAGTCACCGACAAGCTCACACAAGTCCACGACACCATCTGGTGCTGCCGGTCAGGCTCCGCCGCCGACACCCAGGCCGTCGCCGACATTGTCCAGTACCAGCTCGGCCTGTACGCCATGCGCAACGGAAAGCCTCCCATGACCcagaccgccgccgccatctTCCAGGAGGTCTGCTACGCCAACAAGGATCGCTTGAC CGCCGGTCTCATCATTGCCGGCTGGGACGAGCGACACGGCGGCCAGGTCTACTCCATCCCCCTCGGCGGATCCCTACACAAGCAGTCATATGCCATTGGCGGCTCGGGTTCGACGTACATTTACGGATACTGTGACGAGCACTGGAAGGAGGGcatggaggagaaggaggccgTCGACTTTGTGAAAGGATCGCTCAAGGAGGCCATCAAGTGGGATGGCAGCTCTGGTGGTGTCATTCGCATGGTCGTCCTGACCGCCAAGGGCGCCGTGCGGCATCTGTACCTACCCGATGAGGACTACAAAGTGCAGCACTAG